The proteins below are encoded in one region of Paracoccus methylovorus:
- a CDS encoding SulP family inorganic anion transporter, which produces MNSLTSYRHEWLGNIRADLLSGLVVALALIPEAIAFSIIAGVDPKVGLYASFSIAVITAIAGGRPGMISAATAATAVLMVTLVRDHGLQYLLAATVLAGLVQIGMGLLRLGFVMRFVSKSVMTGFVNALAILIFMAQLPELDPARVPPLTYLLVAAGLAIIYLFPLLTRAIPSPLVTIVVLTALSLAFGWDVRTVGDMGALPDTLPVFLLPDVPLNLETLTIILPYSLAVAVVGLLESLMTQNLVDELTDTRTDRNQECIGQGLANTATGFIGGMAGCAMIGQSMINVKSGGRGRLSCFVAGVFLLILVVGLGDLVARIPMPALVAVMIMVSVGTFSWSSIGNLRTHPRSSSVVMLATVATVVWTHNLAIGVLIGVLLSGIFFAAKIAQLFRVTSALSLDGRSRTYRVEGQLFYGSVEDFMAAFDFREALERVVIDVSAAHIWDISSVQALDMAVLKFRRIGAEVEVVGLNEASETILDRLGSHDKPGALDRLNAH; this is translated from the coding sequence ATGAATTCTCTTACCTCATACCGGCACGAATGGCTGGGCAACATCCGCGCCGACCTGCTGTCGGGCTTGGTCGTCGCCCTGGCCCTCATCCCCGAGGCCATCGCCTTCTCGATCATCGCCGGTGTCGATCCGAAGGTGGGGCTTTACGCCTCCTTCTCCATCGCGGTCATCACCGCCATCGCCGGCGGGCGGCCCGGCATGATTTCGGCCGCGACCGCGGCAACGGCGGTGCTGATGGTGACATTGGTGCGCGACCACGGGTTGCAATACCTGCTGGCCGCCACGGTGCTGGCCGGGCTGGTCCAGATCGGCATGGGGCTGCTGCGGCTGGGCTTCGTCATGCGCTTCGTGTCGAAATCGGTGATGACCGGCTTCGTCAATGCGCTGGCGATCCTGATCTTCATGGCGCAGCTGCCGGAACTGGATCCCGCCCGCGTGCCGCCGCTGACCTACCTGCTGGTGGCGGCGGGGCTGGCGATCATCTACCTGTTCCCGCTGCTGACCCGCGCCATCCCTTCGCCCCTGGTCACCATCGTCGTGCTGACGGCGCTGAGCCTGGCCTTCGGCTGGGACGTGCGCACGGTGGGCGACATGGGCGCGCTGCCCGACACGCTGCCCGTCTTTCTGCTTCCCGACGTGCCGCTGAATCTGGAAACGCTGACGATCATTCTGCCCTATTCGCTGGCGGTCGCCGTGGTCGGGCTGCTGGAAAGCCTAATGACCCAGAACCTGGTGGATGAGTTGACCGACACCAGGACCGACCGTAACCAAGAATGCATCGGCCAGGGACTGGCCAATACGGCCACCGGCTTCATCGGCGGCATGGCCGGCTGCGCGATGATCGGGCAGTCGATGATCAACGTCAAATCCGGCGGGCGCGGGCGGCTGTCCTGCTTCGTCGCGGGGGTATTTCTGTTGATCCTCGTCGTGGGTCTGGGCGATCTGGTGGCGCGCATCCCGATGCCAGCGCTGGTGGCGGTGATGATCATGGTCTCGGTCGGCACGTTTTCCTGGTCCTCGATCGGGAACCTGCGGACGCATCCGCGATCATCCTCGGTGGTGATGCTGGCAACGGTGGCGACAGTGGTCTGGACCCACAACCTGGCCATCGGCGTGCTGATCGGTGTGCTGCTCTCGGGCATCTTCTTCGCCGCCAAGATCGCGCAGCTTTTCCGCGTCACCTCGGCCCTGTCGCTGGACGGGCGCAGCCGGACCTATCGCGTCGAGGGGCAGCTTTTCTACGGCTCGGTCGAGGACTTCATGGCCGCCTTCGACTTCCGCGAGGCGCTGGAGCGGGTGGTGATCGACGTTTCCGCCGCCCATATCTGGGATATTTCCAGCGTGCAGGCACTGGACATGGCGGTGCTGAAGTTCCGCCGCATCGGGGCCGAGGTCGAGGTCGTCGGCCTGAACGAGGCTTCCGAGACCATCCTCGACCGCCTGGGCAGCCATGACAAACCGGGCGCGCTGGACAGGCTAAACGCACATTGA
- a CDS encoding chloride channel protein, whose protein sequence is MPMPRPRFRILRRSRALITSREQWRGRMVFWCGALLVGLVSTAFAKLADLATETFRHLSAGGTSPWLLLALPAGFISSGWVAQRYFPGAQGSGIPQAIAARALEGEERRLYLTLRIAAGKFLLTLWGLLCGASIGREGPTVQIGAAIMLASARVGHLAQAKGLILAGSAAGIAAAFNTPLAGIVFAIEEMARTYQSRTNGLVLSTVVIAGIAALAISGSYTYFGEAVAYGNFPRDWLLVGVVGIAGGALGAGFSRSVLSLTRRIRRWKLAPGRKLVVVAGAAGLAVAVTGLLSGGMAFGTSYGEARLAVQGEQLPASFFLAKLLATLASTVSGIPGGLFAPSLSVGAGLGNLIGGLFSASLSFAAVLGMAAYFAGVVQSPMTAFVIVMEMTATQEHALPIMAAAMLGFGVSRLLSPEPLYHGLARLWLADALKLRRREGAA, encoded by the coding sequence ATGCCCATGCCTCGCCCCCGGTTTCGCATCCTCCGACGCTCGCGCGCGCTGATCACGAGCCGGGAACAATGGCGTGGGCGGATGGTCTTCTGGTGCGGCGCATTGCTGGTCGGGCTGGTCAGCACCGCCTTCGCCAAGCTCGCTGACCTGGCAACCGAGACGTTCCGCCATCTCTCGGCCGGGGGAACCTCGCCCTGGCTGCTTCTGGCGCTTCCTGCGGGCTTCATCTCTTCGGGATGGGTCGCGCAACGATATTTTCCCGGCGCGCAGGGCAGCGGCATCCCGCAGGCCATCGCCGCCCGCGCCTTGGAGGGCGAGGAGCGGAGGCTGTATCTGACGCTGAGGATCGCCGCCGGAAAGTTCCTGCTGACGCTGTGGGGCCTGCTCTGCGGCGCTTCGATCGGGCGCGAGGGCCCGACCGTCCAGATCGGCGCCGCCATCATGCTGGCCAGCGCGCGCGTCGGGCATCTGGCCCAGGCCAAAGGGTTGATCCTTGCGGGCTCGGCCGCCGGAATCGCAGCCGCCTTCAACACCCCGCTGGCTGGTATAGTCTTTGCAATCGAAGAAATGGCGCGCACCTATCAAAGCCGCACCAATGGGCTGGTGCTTTCGACAGTGGTGATCGCCGGGATCGCGGCGCTGGCGATCTCGGGCAGCTACACCTATTTCGGCGAGGCCGTGGCCTATGGCAATTTCCCGCGCGACTGGCTGCTGGTCGGGGTGGTGGGAATTGCCGGCGGTGCGCTTGGTGCCGGGTTCAGCCGGTCGGTGCTGTCCCTGACCCGGCGCATCCGGCGCTGGAAGCTGGCGCCCGGACGCAAGCTGGTCGTCGTCGCCGGCGCGGCGGGTCTGGCGGTCGCGGTGACGGGGCTGCTCAGCGGCGGCATGGCCTTTGGCACCAGCTACGGCGAGGCGCGGCTGGCGGTGCAGGGTGAGCAATTGCCCGCCAGCTTTTTCCTGGCCAAGCTGCTGGCGACGCTGGCCTCGACCGTATCGGGTATTCCGGGCGGCTTGTTCGCGCCGTCGCTTTCGGTCGGTGCGGGGCTGGGCAATCTGATCGGCGGCCTGTTCTCGGCCTCGCTCAGCTTTGCGGCGGTGCTCGGGATGGCGGCCTATTTCGCCGGTGTCGTGCAATCGCCGATGACCGCTTTCGTTATCGTCATGGAGATGACCGCAACGCAGGAACATGCCCTGCCCATCATGGCCGCCGCGATGCTTGGCTTTGGCGTGTCGCGCCTGCTGTCGCCCGAACCGCTGTATCACGGGCTGGCCCGGCTGTGGCTGGCGGACGCCCTCAAGCTGCGACGGCGCGAGGGTGCTGCGTGA
- a CDS encoding MarR family winged helix-turn-helix transcriptional regulator produces the protein MLPELHRALMDIASLMNRPERDAQLLEIAGLTLERALFPLLVTVERRGPIGVVELADGVGRDYTTVSRQIARLEEIGLVERRASPSDKRVREAVITTKGKAATDAVDAAREKMVLSLFKDWKRDDFDELIRLMKMLADSMSAEPTRSE, from the coding sequence ATGTTGCCCGAGCTGCATCGGGCGCTGATGGACATCGCCAGCCTGATGAACCGCCCCGAGCGGGATGCGCAACTGCTGGAAATCGCGGGGCTTACGCTGGAGAGGGCGCTGTTTCCGCTGCTCGTCACGGTCGAGCGGCGGGGGCCGATCGGGGTGGTCGAACTGGCCGATGGTGTCGGGCGCGACTACACGACCGTAAGCCGCCAGATCGCCCGGCTGGAGGAGATCGGGCTGGTCGAACGCCGCGCCTCCCCCTCTGACAAGCGGGTGCGCGAGGCAGTCATCACGACCAAAGGCAAGGCCGCGACGGACGCGGTTGATGCCGCGCGGGAGAAGATGGTGCTTTCGCTGTTCAAGGACTGGAAACGTGACGATTTCGACGAGTTGATCCGGCTGATGAAGATGCTCGCCGACAGCATGAGCGCCGAGCCTACCCGAAGCGAGTAG
- a CDS encoding BCCT family transporter, translating into MSQISPSEPLIADAGIEALPPPEGPTQIIATDYEIGQDNIEGVKPVAFDIHNPVFMISGVAVVVFTAATLLFPSVLGPFFGGLRDVVTSNFDWFFLIAGNVFVLLCVGLILSPLGSVRLGGPEATPDFSLTGWFSMLFAAGMGIGLMFYGVSEPLGHFTAALGGPVVENGVRTDWAPLDGAPGDELGARRLAMAATIFHWGLHPWAIYAVVALALALFAYNKGLPLTLRSVFYPILGERVWGWPGHVVDVLAVMATLFGLATSLGIGAEQASAGFHFLFGWSTALTAKIVLIVIITGVATASVVLGVEKGVKRLSEINMILAVLLLLFVILTGPTWQILTGFFGNLAAYGAKILPLSNPFGRTDDNFRHGWTAFYWAWWISWSPFVGMFIARVSRGRTVRQFLTAVLIVPSLISVLWMTAFGGTAISETLAGFSGVTDAALELQLFQMLSQLPLTAISSFIGIVLVIVFFVTSSDSGSLVIDTIAAGGKIHAPVPQRIFWCSFEGLVAIALLLGGGLTALQAMAVSTGLPFTLVLLGACWAILKGLLAEKRELT; encoded by the coding sequence ATGTCACAGATAAGCCCATCCGAACCGTTGATCGCCGACGCCGGCATCGAGGCCCTGCCGCCGCCCGAGGGCCCGACCCAGATCATCGCGACCGATTACGAGATCGGACAGGACAATATCGAAGGCGTCAAGCCGGTCGCCTTCGACATCCACAACCCCGTCTTCATGATCTCCGGCGTCGCGGTGGTGGTCTTTACCGCGGCCACGCTGCTGTTCCCCTCGGTGCTGGGGCCGTTCTTCGGCGGATTGCGCGACGTCGTTACCAGCAATTTCGACTGGTTCTTCCTGATCGCCGGCAATGTCTTCGTGCTGCTGTGCGTTGGCCTGATCCTGTCGCCGCTGGGCTCGGTCCGGCTGGGCGGCCCCGAGGCCACGCCCGATTTCTCGCTGACCGGCTGGTTTTCGATGCTGTTTGCCGCCGGCATGGGCATCGGCCTGATGTTCTATGGCGTCAGTGAGCCGCTGGGCCATTTCACCGCCGCATTGGGCGGGCCGGTGGTCGAAAACGGCGTGCGCACCGATTGGGCGCCGCTGGACGGCGCGCCGGGGGACGAACTGGGCGCGCGGCGGCTGGCGATGGCCGCGACGATCTTTCACTGGGGCCTGCATCCTTGGGCGATCTATGCGGTCGTGGCGCTGGCTCTGGCGCTGTTTGCCTATAACAAGGGGCTGCCGCTGACGCTGCGCTCGGTGTTCTATCCGATTCTGGGCGAACGGGTCTGGGGCTGGCCGGGCCATGTCGTGGATGTGCTGGCGGTGATGGCGACGCTGTTCGGGCTGGCCACCTCGCTGGGGATCGGCGCCGAGCAGGCATCGGCGGGTTTCCATTTCCTGTTCGGCTGGAGCACCGCGCTGACCGCCAAGATCGTGCTGATCGTCATCATCACCGGGGTGGCCACGGCCTCGGTCGTGCTGGGCGTCGAAAAGGGCGTCAAGCGCCTGTCCGAGATCAACATGATCCTTGCGGTCCTGCTGCTGCTTTTCGTGATCCTGACCGGGCCGACCTGGCAGATCCTGACCGGCTTTTTCGGCAATCTGGCCGCCTATGGCGCCAAGATCCTGCCGCTGTCCAACCCGTTCGGGCGCACCGACGACAACTTCCGCCATGGCTGGACCGCCTTCTATTGGGCTTGGTGGATCAGCTGGTCGCCCTTTGTCGGCATGTTCATCGCCAGGGTCTCGCGCGGGCGGACCGTGCGGCAGTTCCTGACCGCGGTGCTGATCGTGCCCTCGCTGATCTCGGTCCTGTGGATGACGGCCTTTGGCGGCACCGCGATTTCCGAGACATTGGCCGGCTTTTCGGGTGTGACCGATGCGGCGCTGGAACTGCAGCTGTTCCAGATGCTGTCGCAGCTGCCGCTGACCGCGATTTCCAGCTTCATCGGCATTGTTCTGGTGATCGTGTTCTTCGTCACCTCCTCGGATTCCGGCTCGCTGGTGATCGACACCATCGCGGCGGGCGGCAAGATCCACGCGCCGGTGCCGCAGCGCATCTTCTGGTGCAGTTTCGAAGGGCTGGTCGCCATCGCCCTGCTTCTGGGTGGCGGGCTGACGGCCTTGCAGGCGATGGCGGTTTCGACCGGCCTGCCCTTCACGCTGGTGCTGCTGGGCGCCTGCTGGGCCATTCTCAAGGGCCTGCTGGCCGAAAAGCGGGAACTGACCTGA
- a CDS encoding MFS transporter, giving the protein MSGRQQPTSRRSFATQMRANRRNREMNDAATADDAAPERLDWRLMLPVFLVVSLYAASAASTLPILPFYIQEMGGTPLILGIVMGTEALTHLVAAPLIGQLSDRLGRKRILLATQATAFVSLLLLGLAQAVIPVLLARMLFGFTGGTFAAAAAYAADHSSPANRRQAIGTLHAGVGLGGIVGAGISGYLSDISLTAPIYAAMVLSAVSFTVTALWLKRSPAASQTPDASREVSFRSIVGSPLIRVLVVVLLCYFFAYGMYSSQLANYLQASFVTPENPFGPRELGYVLAADGAINILVQLFLLRWLGRFFTVRRLIIFICAIVATGYMTVGLATTLPVLVLAILCVSFGDAMARPTFFSALSVHAPQERQGIVIGTTQSLIALTDVASPVFAGLLIGQALYGLWTGVIIALVALTAAIAWRHLPAVDPETAARAD; this is encoded by the coding sequence TTGAGCGGGCGGCAGCAACCGACTTCCCGACGCTCATTCGCGACGCAGATGCGCGCCAACAGAAGGAATCGCGAGATGAACGACGCAGCAACTGCGGACGATGCCGCCCCGGAAAGACTCGATTGGCGGCTGATGCTGCCGGTCTTCCTGGTCGTCAGCCTTTATGCTGCCAGCGCCGCCTCCACCCTGCCGATCCTGCCATTCTATATCCAGGAGATGGGCGGCACACCGCTGATCCTCGGCATCGTCATGGGCACCGAGGCATTGACCCACCTGGTCGCGGCACCGCTGATCGGCCAACTCTCCGACCGGCTGGGGCGCAAGCGGATCTTGCTCGCCACGCAAGCCACAGCCTTCGTCAGCCTGCTGCTGCTGGGCCTGGCTCAGGCCGTTATCCCTGTCCTGCTGGCAAGGATGCTGTTCGGCTTCACCGGCGGAACCTTTGCCGCCGCAGCCGCCTATGCCGCCGACCACAGTTCGCCCGCCAATCGAAGACAGGCGATCGGCACCCTCCACGCTGGGGTAGGGCTGGGCGGCATCGTCGGGGCAGGCATTTCCGGCTATCTGTCCGACATCTCGCTGACCGCACCGATCTACGCCGCGATGGTGCTGTCTGCTGTCAGCTTCACCGTCACGGCACTCTGGCTGAAGCGCAGCCCGGCCGCATCGCAAACCCCCGACGCATCGCGCGAGGTCTCGTTCAGGTCAATCGTCGGCTCGCCGCTGATCCGCGTGCTGGTCGTCGTGCTGCTCTGCTATTTCTTCGCCTACGGGATGTATAGCTCGCAGCTTGCCAACTACCTCCAGGCGAGTTTCGTCACACCGGAAAATCCCTTCGGCCCGCGCGAGCTTGGCTATGTGCTGGCGGCGGACGGAGCGATCAACATCCTCGTGCAACTGTTCCTGCTGCGCTGGCTGGGACGGTTCTTCACCGTACGTCGCCTGATCATATTCATCTGTGCCATCGTCGCCACCGGCTACATGACGGTGGGTCTTGCGACAACGCTTCCGGTCCTCGTTCTCGCTATCCTCTGCGTCAGCTTCGGCGATGCGATGGCGCGCCCGACGTTCTTCTCGGCTCTGTCGGTCCATGCTCCGCAGGAACGGCAAGGGATCGTCATCGGCACCACCCAATCCCTGATCGCGCTCACCGATGTCGCCTCCCCGGTCTTCGCCGGGCTGTTGATAGGACAGGCGCTCTACGGCCTTTGGACCGGCGTGATCATCGCCCTCGTCGCACTGACCGCAGCCATCGCCTGGCGACATCTGCCGGCGGTGGACCCGGAAACGGCGGCGCGGGCCGACTGA
- a CDS encoding quinone oxidoreductase family protein — translation MKALVVQDYGRSPAYTDFPDPAVGPGEVRVAVNAAAMSQVVKGRAAGSHYSASGGLPFVAGIDGVGRLDDGRRVWFVLPRDPFGSMAEQTVVPVAQCLVLPDDLDDLTAAAIANPGMSSWVTYTERARLQPGETVLVNGATGTSGRLAVQIARHLGAGKIIATGRDAEALREVAALGADVTIPLTEDAAALEERFKEQFAQGVDVVVDYLWGMSAECLLIAGAKTGRPGTPIRVIQIGSVSGATITLPSAVLRASAIELMGAGHGAVPLDRHLAAVEALLKAVAPANLKIAFHAVPLSDGTRAWDRDDSRNRTVFVV, via the coding sequence ATGAAGGCTCTGGTTGTGCAGGACTACGGCCGGTCGCCGGCCTATACCGATTTCCCCGATCCGGCCGTAGGGCCGGGCGAGGTTCGGGTTGCCGTCAACGCCGCCGCGATGAGCCAGGTGGTCAAGGGACGGGCCGCAGGCAGCCACTACAGCGCATCGGGCGGGCTGCCCTTCGTCGCTGGCATCGACGGTGTTGGTCGCCTTGATGACGGGCGCCGGGTCTGGTTCGTCCTGCCGCGCGATCCCTTTGGCAGCATGGCAGAGCAGACGGTGGTGCCAGTGGCGCAGTGCCTTGTCTTGCCGGACGATCTCGATGACCTGACGGCGGCGGCCATCGCCAACCCGGGCATGTCATCCTGGGTCACCTATACCGAGCGGGCGCGGCTTCAGCCTGGCGAGACCGTTCTCGTCAACGGCGCTACCGGAACCTCGGGCAGGCTTGCCGTCCAGATCGCCAGGCACCTGGGGGCGGGGAAGATCATCGCCACCGGCCGCGACGCCGAGGCTTTGCGCGAGGTCGCCGCTTTGGGCGCGGACGTGACGATCCCGCTTACGGAGGATGCGGCTGCCCTCGAGGAGAGGTTCAAAGAGCAGTTCGCGCAAGGCGTCGATGTGGTCGTCGACTACCTTTGGGGGATGAGCGCGGAATGCCTGCTGATCGCTGGGGCCAAGACCGGACGGCCCGGCACTCCGATCCGCGTGATCCAGATCGGCTCGGTCAGCGGCGCGACCATCACCCTTCCGAGCGCGGTTCTGCGGGCTTCCGCGATCGAACTCATGGGCGCCGGTCATGGCGCCGTCCCGCTCGACCGTCATCTTGCGGCGGTGGAGGCGCTGCTGAAGGCGGTGGCGCCCGCGAACCTGAAAATCGCGTTCCACGCAGTCCCGCTATCAGACGGCACTCGAGCCTGGGATCGGGACGACAGCCGCAACCGCACGGTGTTCGTGGTCTGA
- a CDS encoding recombinase family protein: MANFGSACRSAISGIARPASASIPTSGSSSVIRLVFERFRQLGSARQTHLSLAAEGVFFPRPSDGKRLTSFDWTAIRYRNVIGLLKNPFYAGAYVYGKSEKRIELVDGRARKTYGHGKPPEAWDVLIRDHHAAYIDWAEYERNQMLLAANAYGRAGGQKSGRGGRALLAGMLTCGRCGRGLAVAYVGAPPGRPTYRCDRPNLMLGLPRCLSFGGSRVDAAIASEILRVVEPMAIEAALEAERMHREGEAERRRVAELDLQQSEYDASLAERRYAVNRR; encoded by the coding sequence GTGGCGAACTTCGGATCAGCGTGCCGATCGGCTATATCTGGCATCGCGAGGCCGGCCTCGGCCTCGATCCCGACTTCCGGCTCCAGCAGTGTCATCCGGCTGGTCTTCGAGCGATTCCGCCAACTCGGCAGCGCACGGCAGACGCATCTGTCGCTGGCGGCGGAGGGGGTGTTCTTTCCGCGCCCCTCGGACGGCAAACGCCTGACCTCCTTCGATTGGACAGCGATCCGCTATCGCAACGTCATCGGGCTGCTGAAGAACCCCTTCTACGCAGGGGCCTATGTCTATGGAAAGAGTGAGAAGCGCATTGAACTGGTCGACGGTCGCGCGCGTAAGACCTACGGCCATGGCAAGCCGCCTGAGGCGTGGGACGTGTTGATCCGTGATCATCATGCCGCCTATATCGATTGGGCGGAATACGAGCGGAACCAGATGCTGCTCGCAGCCAACGCCTATGGACGTGCGGGAGGACAGAAGTCCGGGCGGGGCGGCCGTGCTCTTCTTGCCGGCATGCTGACCTGCGGGCGCTGTGGCCGCGGTCTGGCCGTCGCCTATGTCGGCGCCCCGCCCGGCCGTCCGACCTATCGCTGCGATCGGCCCAATCTCATGCTCGGCCTGCCGCGCTGTCTCAGCTTCGGTGGATCCCGTGTGGACGCCGCGATCGCATCGGAGATACTGCGCGTGGTCGAGCCGATGGCGATCGAGGCCGCACTGGAGGCGGAGCGGATGCACAGGGAAGGAGAGGCCGAGCGCCGGCGCGTAGCCGAACTCGACCTGCAGCAGTCAGAATACGATGCTTCGCTGGCGGAACGGCGCTATGCTGTCAATCGGCGTTGA
- a CDS encoding MFS transporter: MILPLLPFYASEFGATPLTIGLLLASFSLCELLAAPILGKASDLFGRKRLLVASQIGTCASFLLLALAPNLAVVFAARILGGLSAGNISIATAYVSDRTAPHKRRQAIGFVSAAMGVGTMVGPALAGVLAPMGLAVPFGVAAVVSLASILATCLLLPAEGQQPIHKPAPAPFLAQIGGLLALPQVKHLLAALALLFMAFSLFGSQFALVLHARFQWQGRPFGPTEIGFVFVAAGAINILVQVVVMPLLGKALRERTLAMASFSLLAIGFMIIGLVGTVPALAAGIVMAATGIALARPTLVAALSLIVPATSQGAAMGMAQSMAALINIVAPIAGGLLIEGQHFTGWAMALVGLALAGIAVVALSPAGSDSSKRADP, from the coding sequence ATGATCCTGCCCCTGCTGCCGTTCTACGCAAGCGAGTTCGGAGCCACGCCCCTGACCATCGGCCTGCTGCTGGCCAGCTTTTCGCTGTGCGAGTTGCTGGCCGCGCCGATCCTCGGGAAAGCCTCCGACCTGTTCGGCCGCAAGCGGCTGCTGGTGGCCAGCCAGATCGGAACCTGTGCGAGCTTCCTCCTGCTCGCCCTGGCCCCCAATCTTGCCGTCGTGTTCGCCGCTCGAATCCTCGGCGGCCTGTCGGCAGGCAACATCTCGATCGCGACCGCCTATGTGTCGGACCGGACTGCGCCCCACAAGCGGCGACAGGCCATCGGCTTCGTCAGTGCCGCGATGGGTGTCGGCACGATGGTCGGACCGGCGCTGGCAGGTGTTCTGGCACCGATGGGACTGGCCGTGCCGTTCGGAGTCGCCGCAGTCGTTTCCCTGGCCAGCATCCTGGCAACCTGCCTCCTGCTTCCCGCCGAAGGACAGCAGCCGATCCACAAGCCAGCGCCAGCACCTTTCCTGGCGCAGATCGGCGGTCTTCTCGCCTTGCCGCAGGTGAAGCACCTTCTTGCGGCGCTCGCCCTGCTGTTCATGGCGTTCAGCCTGTTCGGATCGCAATTCGCCCTGGTGCTGCACGCCCGCTTCCAATGGCAAGGCCGGCCCTTCGGTCCGACAGAGATCGGGTTCGTGTTCGTTGCGGCCGGAGCGATCAATATTCTGGTGCAGGTCGTCGTGATGCCGCTCCTTGGCAAGGCCCTGCGCGAGAGGACGCTGGCCATGGCCTCCTTCAGCCTCCTCGCCATCGGGTTCATGATCATCGGCCTTGTCGGCACGGTCCCGGCGTTGGCGGCCGGAATAGTGATGGCCGCAACAGGCATCGCCTTGGCCCGGCCCACGCTTGTCGCCGCACTTTCACTCATCGTGCCCGCCACCTCGCAGGGTGCTGCGATGGGGATGGCCCAGTCCATGGCCGCGCTGATCAACATCGTCGCACCGATTGCCGGGGGGCTGCTGATCGAGGGCCAGCATTTCACCGGGTGGGCCATGGCCCTTGTCGGGCTGGCCTTGGCCGGTATTGCCGTCGTGGCACTATCTCCGGCGGGATCGGATTCATCAAAGAGAGCTGACCCGTGA
- a CDS encoding type II toxin-antitoxin system HigB family toxin, which translates to MRIIARRTLREFVESLAGQKEQPAVKAALDAWFDEVSKAEWASTADVKRLYATASIVSAERIVFNIKGNDYRLVVSADFEKGIVWIKWLGTHKAYDRIDVKEIEHGD; encoded by the coding sequence ATGAGGATTATTGCTCGCCGCACCTTGCGAGAATTTGTCGAAAGCCTCGCCGGGCAGAAAGAGCAGCCGGCTGTGAAAGCCGCGCTCGATGCCTGGTTTGACGAAGTGAGCAAGGCGGAATGGGCGAGCACCGCCGATGTGAAGCGACTCTATGCGACGGCGAGCATCGTCAGCGCCGAGCGGATCGTCTTCAACATCAAGGGCAATGACTACCGCCTCGTCGTGTCGGCGGACTTCGAGAAGGGCATCGTCTGGATCAAGTGGCTCGGCACGCACAAGGCTTATGACAGGATCGACGTGAAGGAGATCGAGCATGGCGACTGA